The following are from one region of the Dermacentor albipictus isolate Rhodes 1998 colony chromosome 5, USDA_Dalb.pri_finalv2, whole genome shotgun sequence genome:
- the LOC135913933 gene encoding KAT8 regulatory NSL complex subunit 2-like, which translates to MMRSKFVPSNKGKLVLNLTASTNARKCKYQQNIAAMSVIRRVMVSRKPKATVAAPERKLCNYMHRVCLQARIEGYEYCMRHVLEDKTAPFRQCAYTHAQSGRRCAYAAPKTDKRESLCQFHARKALQHRRSSGKKQHLVETPQKVIETLEHYCRDPQHSVDQSDTARNTVKFYDVESDEEPPTIGEIRPYAEGDSDADSLDNDLDDPLRHAGVFTVEEAASITRDKLVRLQRLYLNHFKRLRDILTQKRAQYLRNKASSAPVSKDFSSPQEEALYKRYRAYYRYHRTYGPEAVLRARFKRKQKCLSDGIPVTCSQAGCSKRVIPLSRFCRSHILNDRKQQLFERCDGDSNNGQPCSTVMLKVRSPRDVCLIHAAPSPALGCSVTESKGSSENIHVDVESTVDMDIPEIEHFQSMDDIAALGLDVVQPGCLFGLNQFGDPGESTDSALSDDGGTSSIIGLGAPSDILEDVDVVK; encoded by the exons ATGATGCGTTCCAAGTTTGTGCCGTCTAACAAAGGCAAGCTTGTGCTGAATTTGACTGCCAGTACTAACGCCCGGAAGTGTAAATACCAGCAAAACATCGCAGCAATGAGCGTCATCAGGCGAGTCATGGTGAGCCGAAAACCAAAGGCGACGGTCGCCGCCCCGGAACGCAAGCTATGCAACTACATGCACCGCGTGTGCCTCCAAGCCAGAATCGAAGGCTACGAGTACTGCATGCGGCACGTTCTCGAGGACAAAACTGCTCCTTTTCGACAGTGTGCATACACCCACGCCCAGAGCGGGCGCCGGTGCGCCTATGCGGCGCCGAAAACTGACAAACGGGAGTCTCTCTGCCAGTTTCACGCGCGAAAGGCTCTCCAGCACCGTCGTTCGTCCGGAAAAAAGCAGCACCTCGTCGAGACGCCGCAGAAAGTGATCGAAACGTTGGAGCACTACTGCCGCGACCCGCAGCATTCCGTAGACCAATCGGACACCGCGAGAAACACGGTGAAGTTTTACGATGTTGAAAGTGACGAGGAGCCTCCTACGATCGGGGAGATCCGACCGTACGCTGAAGGCGACAGTGATGCCGACAGTCTCGACAACGACCTGGACGATCCGCTCCGGCACGCCGGCGTGTTCACCGTCGAGGAAGCCGCGTCAATCACTCGAGATAAGCTGGTGCGGTTGCAGAGACTGTACCTGAACCATTTTAAAAGACTGAGGGACATCCTGACGCAAAAGCGTGCTCAGTACCTTCGGAACAAGGCCTCGTCAGCGCCTGTGTCCAAGGACTTCTCCTCGCCTCAGGAGGAGGCGCTCTACAAGCGGTACCGCGCTTATTACCGGTACCATCGCACCTACGGTCCCGAAGCTGTGCTCAGGGCTCGGTTCAAGCGCAAGCAGAAGTGCTTGAGTGATGGCATCCCCGTGACTTGCAGCCAGGCAGGCTGCAGCAAGCGCGTCATTCCCTTGTCGAGGTTCTGCCGCTCACACATCCTCAACGACCGCAAACAGCAGCTGTTTGAGCGCTGCGATGGTGACAGCAACAATGGCCAGCCTTGCAGCACTGTAATGTTAAAAGTCCGCAGCCCACGCGACGTCTGCCTCATTCATGCCGCGCCCAGCCCGGCCTTGGGCTGCAG TGTCACCGAAAGCAAAGGCAGCAGTGAGAACATACATGTGGACGTGGAGAGCACTGTTGATATGGACATTCCGGAAATAGAGCACTTCCAGTCCATGGACGACATAGCTGCCTTGGGCTTGGATGTGGTGCAGCCTGGTTGCCTTTTTGGCCTAAACCAGTTTGGAGACCCCGGTGAATCGACCGACTCGGCCCTGTCAGATGATGGGGGTACCAGCAGCATCATAGGCTTGGGAGCACCTTCAGACATTCTAGAAGATGTGGATGTTGTCAAGTGA